One segment of Anatilimnocola aggregata DNA contains the following:
- a CDS encoding DUF1552 domain-containing protein, whose product MNTELTRRSLLKGIALGTGTTLLSPILAQIAAQAAGDEKQTNRKRIVFVVQSNGMNPSHLVPVGIKRRPDGRNERPTNDLLEELSLKNQELHPALQPLTPFRDRMAFVQGLSGRIALSDHSANHGALGAYAANRGAMQQTIDSAVSEALPGTFSHVALGLNGGDGPMNYRISAAGTGKEIPIICSPELAFQSLFGSVAEGSGKAAFDRRTNLLDFMADDVRRSRAELGGDERQKFDRYLEAFETLHSRQRELVAMSEELKKNAPNLGERATTSVSSLILEAQFETAAAALVAGLTNVVTLASGGGGQQFGKFPEFGIPDLHGIGHGGAYGRASSEDCFVELRKFHTKLIAGLASRLQSVPEGTGTMLDNTLIVYLSDSGEGHHPSLYEWPLVLIGNLGGKLKTEGRYLQFPNYGTKRHRTTANLFCTLLHAVGKPRDKFGVPDPGLRDLDQTGVISELLA is encoded by the coding sequence GTGAACACCGAATTGACCCGTCGCAGTCTGTTGAAAGGGATCGCACTCGGGACCGGTACCACGTTGTTGTCGCCAATCTTGGCACAGATTGCAGCGCAAGCGGCCGGCGATGAAAAACAGACGAATCGCAAACGAATTGTCTTCGTTGTGCAAAGCAACGGTATGAACCCAAGCCATCTGGTGCCTGTGGGTATTAAACGCCGGCCAGATGGGCGGAACGAACGTCCTACGAACGACCTACTCGAAGAACTCAGCCTCAAGAATCAAGAACTTCATCCAGCATTGCAGCCACTCACCCCATTTCGCGACCGCATGGCTTTCGTTCAGGGATTGTCGGGGCGGATTGCACTCAGCGACCACTCGGCAAATCACGGGGCCCTTGGGGCGTATGCCGCCAACCGCGGCGCGATGCAGCAGACCATCGACTCCGCGGTCAGCGAAGCGTTGCCCGGCACATTTTCGCACGTTGCCCTGGGACTAAACGGGGGCGATGGTCCAATGAACTACCGCATTTCGGCGGCCGGAACGGGCAAAGAAATTCCCATCATATGTTCGCCGGAACTGGCGTTTCAGTCTCTCTTTGGCAGCGTAGCTGAGGGTTCAGGCAAGGCTGCGTTCGACCGGCGCACCAACTTGCTGGATTTCATGGCCGATGACGTGCGCCGTTCGCGGGCGGAACTTGGAGGTGACGAACGGCAAAAATTCGATCGGTATCTGGAAGCTTTTGAAACGTTGCACAGTCGGCAACGAGAGCTCGTTGCTATGTCCGAAGAGCTAAAGAAGAACGCGCCCAATCTTGGTGAAAGGGCGACAACAAGCGTCTCCAGCTTAATTCTTGAAGCGCAGTTCGAAACGGCGGCTGCAGCGCTCGTTGCGGGGCTTACCAATGTCGTTACTCTGGCGAGTGGTGGTGGTGGCCAGCAATTTGGCAAGTTTCCCGAGTTCGGCATTCCCGACCTGCATGGCATCGGGCATGGCGGCGCCTATGGACGAGCATCGTCCGAAGACTGCTTTGTCGAACTCCGCAAATTCCACACGAAGTTGATCGCCGGACTGGCTTCGAGATTGCAAAGCGTTCCTGAAGGGACGGGCACGATGCTCGACAACACATTAATCGTCTATCTCAGTGATTCTGGCGAGGGACATCATCCCAGTTTGTATGAGTGGCCGCTTGTGCTCATTGGCAATCTGGGTGGCAAACTCAAAACCGAGGGGAGATATCTGCAGTTTCCCAATTACGGAACTAAGCGTCATCGGACCACCGCCAATCTGTTTTGCACCCTATTACATGCGGTGGGAAAACCGCGCGACAAGTTCGGAGTGCCCGATCCAGGATTACGCGATCTGGATCAAACTGGCGTTATCTCTGAACTGCTGGCTTAA
- a CDS encoding DUF1588 domain-containing protein, with translation MNHPKSANLNCFRHIAVLVLSALTPNAIVAAADAEWVLTKEVIQSHCVKCHGPSKQEGDIRLDDLRTNIAEDRSRWILVRDQLRDGLMPPEKEPPIEDKKRQTILEWLSQQTSRQKYSLPNEGNLIPHDLLFSKPAIALASSPARVWRLSPDGYKGFVTEVHRGRTDGIVQPFTVIPERGIKDFAELYAIDEPSTEVLLRNADLIVAGQTAHEIKEGKLQGKNDTIGEFVKLMDPTREPARSQLESAVQTQFRLAIGRKADAQEIERFLALYEKCATAGDRPAAVKTMLAAVLVRADAMYRLERGAAGADGSSRRMLSPLELARAVSLALGDRREGGMMQAVEKGQLLTKEEAATHVRRILDDPKIKKPGLLRFFREYFEYHRAPDVFKDKPRDKIKHVPHILVSDTDRLVLHILEQDREVLRELLTTQLSFVNYNTKVDKSKQDRPLVGVPFDVVPPPDKNPKNKPEWLGGVDTVYGFAEWPKEQPTLLPEDQRIGILMQPSWLIAWSTNFDNDPVRRGRWLRERLLGGTVPDLPIGVVAQVPDDPQFTFRERLKVTREAKCWKCHQQMDELGLPFENFDHYGRYRTTETVRDLEATEKNVDKKGKPLGPVNREVPLDTSGAIANSGDQRLDGEVGDPREMLRRLADSDRVRQVFVRHVFRYFLGRNETLDDAFTLQEADRAYRESGGSFKALLVSLLTSDSFLFRSDLPHSTEPIPKAVQSTTSGVQE, from the coding sequence ATGAACCATCCCAAGTCAGCGAACTTGAATTGTTTTCGTCACATCGCGGTGCTGGTTCTGTCTGCACTGACGCCAAACGCAATCGTGGCTGCAGCAGACGCAGAGTGGGTGCTCACCAAGGAAGTCATCCAGTCGCACTGCGTGAAGTGCCACGGCCCAAGTAAGCAAGAAGGGGATATCCGCCTCGATGACTTACGCACGAATATTGCTGAGGATCGTTCGCGTTGGATCTTGGTACGAGATCAGCTTCGCGATGGGCTAATGCCTCCCGAAAAAGAGCCCCCCATCGAAGACAAAAAGCGGCAGACCATCCTGGAATGGTTGTCTCAGCAGACCAGCCGGCAGAAATATTCGTTGCCGAACGAAGGGAATTTGATTCCCCATGACCTGCTCTTTAGCAAGCCAGCGATTGCACTGGCGTCATCGCCGGCGCGCGTCTGGAGGCTAAGCCCGGACGGCTACAAAGGCTTTGTGACCGAAGTGCATCGTGGCCGCACCGATGGCATTGTGCAGCCGTTCACGGTGATTCCCGAGCGTGGCATTAAGGACTTTGCGGAGTTATACGCTATTGATGAACCCAGCACCGAGGTCTTGCTGCGAAATGCTGACTTAATTGTTGCGGGACAAACGGCGCATGAGATCAAAGAAGGCAAGTTACAAGGCAAGAACGACACCATCGGAGAGTTCGTGAAGCTGATGGATCCCACACGGGAGCCGGCTCGCAGCCAACTGGAGTCGGCCGTGCAAACTCAGTTTCGCCTGGCGATTGGGCGCAAGGCAGACGCGCAGGAGATCGAGCGTTTCCTCGCGCTATATGAAAAGTGCGCTACCGCTGGCGATCGACCCGCTGCGGTGAAAACCATGCTCGCAGCTGTGCTCGTCCGCGCTGACGCGATGTATCGCCTGGAGCGAGGAGCAGCGGGAGCAGATGGTTCGAGTCGGCGAATGCTCTCGCCCTTGGAATTGGCGCGGGCAGTGAGCCTCGCGTTAGGCGATCGGCGCGAAGGGGGCATGATGCAGGCTGTTGAAAAGGGGCAACTGCTTACCAAGGAGGAAGCGGCCACACATGTGCGGCGTATTCTGGATGACCCCAAAATCAAAAAGCCCGGATTGCTCCGATTCTTTCGAGAGTATTTCGAATATCACCGCGCGCCAGATGTCTTCAAAGATAAACCTCGCGACAAAATCAAGCATGTACCTCACATCTTGGTCAGCGATACGGATCGCCTGGTGCTCCATATTCTGGAGCAAGACCGCGAGGTCTTGCGCGAGTTGCTCACCACGCAACTTTCGTTCGTCAATTACAACACCAAAGTTGACAAGTCAAAACAGGACCGTCCCTTGGTCGGAGTCCCGTTCGACGTAGTCCCTCCGCCTGACAAAAATCCGAAAAATAAGCCGGAATGGCTGGGAGGCGTGGATACCGTGTATGGATTTGCCGAGTGGCCTAAGGAACAACCCACACTGCTGCCAGAAGATCAGCGGATCGGCATCCTCATGCAACCGAGCTGGCTGATCGCCTGGAGTACGAATTTTGATAATGATCCGGTTCGGCGTGGGCGTTGGCTCCGCGAACGACTGCTTGGCGGAACTGTGCCTGATCTGCCGATTGGCGTTGTGGCTCAGGTTCCTGATGATCCGCAATTCACTTTTCGGGAACGCCTCAAGGTGACACGAGAAGCCAAGTGCTGGAAGTGTCATCAGCAGATGGACGAATTGGGCTTGCCGTTTGAGAACTTCGATCATTACGGCCGCTACCGCACGACCGAGACAGTGCGTGACTTGGAGGCCACGGAGAAGAATGTCGATAAGAAGGGAAAACCACTGGGACCAGTAAATCGTGAAGTGCCTCTCGATACATCGGGAGCGATCGCGAACAGCGGCGATCAGCGGCTCGATGGAGAAGTCGGTGATCCGCGCGAAATGCTTCGCCGACTAGCGGATTCCGACCGTGTGCGTCAGGTGTTTGTGCGTCACGTGTTCCGCTACTTCCTCGGACGCAACGAAACTCTCGATGATGCGTTCACACTGCAAGAGGCTGACCGCGCTTACCGAGAAAGCGGCGGGAGCTTCAAAGCTCTCCTAGTTTCGCTACTGACGTCCGATTCTTTTTTATTCCGCTCCGATCTGCCTCACAGTACTGAACCAATCCCCAAGGCCGTGCAGTCGACAACTTCAGGAGTCCAAGAGTGA
- a CDS encoding GntR family transcriptional regulator, which translates to MATKVRHKPKAQTETVRADELTDEEPLSEAVYHRLLQGILAGQYSPGTVLSELGVAREFGVSRMPVHDALRQLAKDGLVQRERNCRARVAGITIDDVFEIFELRKFLEGPAAELAAGRLDARQMAPLQAAARSLQGKAKLKSWTSQWAQFDDLFHTTIAQASGNRRLAQDIGRYRLLHKGLNRAATEPDSLQQAMHEHLSILEALEAKDGRLARERMVGHITAWQEYFIRTISSAQ; encoded by the coding sequence GTGGCGACAAAAGTTAGACACAAACCCAAGGCTCAGACAGAAACTGTCCGGGCGGATGAACTCACCGACGAAGAGCCTTTGTCGGAAGCTGTTTATCACCGGTTGCTGCAGGGAATTCTGGCTGGGCAGTACTCCCCGGGTACCGTGCTCAGCGAGTTAGGGGTGGCGCGCGAATTCGGTGTGAGCCGAATGCCTGTGCATGACGCGTTGCGTCAACTCGCCAAGGACGGACTTGTGCAGCGCGAGCGAAATTGCCGCGCGCGGGTTGCTGGTATTACGATCGACGACGTCTTTGAGATATTTGAATTGCGCAAGTTTCTCGAAGGTCCGGCTGCGGAGTTGGCCGCTGGACGTCTCGATGCCCGGCAGATGGCACCACTTCAAGCAGCGGCTAGATCGTTGCAGGGCAAGGCCAAGCTCAAGAGTTGGACTTCGCAATGGGCCCAATTCGACGACCTGTTTCACACCACAATTGCCCAGGCAAGCGGCAACCGCCGCCTCGCTCAAGACATCGGTCGCTACCGTTTGCTGCATAAGGGACTTAATCGAGCTGCAACCGAGCCTGATTCACTTCAGCAAGCCATGCACGAGCATCTGAGCATTCTTGAAGCGCTGGAAGCGAAGGATGGAAGACTGGCGCGGGAGCGGATGGTGGGCCACATCACCGCCTGGCAGGAATATTTCATCCGCACGATTTCCAGCGCCCAGTAA